The following are encoded together in the Deinococcus aerolatus genome:
- a CDS encoding alpha-mannosidase, which translates to MTDALTITQTLLRLEQRLTELRAWRDRAAVPLELTFHWSGGRQALAEGDAWPARELPVTFSAEVHIPAQWPDQPVLLDLSVGGEALVLLGGEARGGLNPYHSEIWLESGAPPGCPLQIEAVPRGLFGSPEYAPRLDRARLVLPDLQVRAVLADLEAAHEAAAALAGRGRPEIAGLIADALSDVLNQVPIPRGDAGAYLTRAWQEPRLRAGLRQQWDEWDFGGTPAPYPEADRPMLDAARHALAARLNAVRARYPADGGLALTGHAHIDLAWLWPLAETRRKIRRTFATVLSLMELYPDFTFNQSSAQIYAYVEQDDPVLFDRIRQRVQEGRWDVVGGMWVEPDGNLISGESWVRQLLYGQRYFQSRFGTRARVCWLPDTFGYAANLPQLLRGADIPYFFTTKLTWNETNPFPHDLYRWEALDGTQVLAHSFRNPGQGYNGTLGAPDVLQTWQNFAGKRRHDASLFSFGWGDGGGGPSAEMLERYDRLRDFPGLPRLHMTRVAEFYDRADTEVGALPVWVGEQYFELHRGTYTSQACIKQLNRALEHALSDAETACALAFTLVARPAERGTFQALWTVLLRNQFHDILPGSGVRAIYDDARRELTEALAQAEALRDDALQSLSDAHGAGKRVVVWNLSFDERPLSLWLPGQAGLGLRAPDGTPLHCERQGDGLLVTGDITVPGLGYLCLGVVPEEASAPEDAEVPEDAGAASGALTLENEHLRVVVRPDGSLDSLYSRASGREVLDGPGNQLWLYPDVPREWEAWELDASYPDGGQRLNAVAPPERLKGRLEQAVRVRYDAQGSEIIQTYRLRRGAQRLEIETVVDWKPRRLLLRALTPVNVRAAQASFETAFGTVTRPTHRNTSWEAAQFEVPGHRFADLSEGDFGLSLLTTSKYGYSAHGNVLGLSLLRSPLVPDPTADAGPHAFAYALYPHAGDWRTGTLREAHDLNAPLRGFVTSRPGRGEPCARLLTSGHPSLRLSVLKLAEDDASLLLRVYEALGTRGQAQPGGLGVTRWTPVTLLEEAAEGTLAFTPYRVLSLKEG; encoded by the coding sequence ATGACGGACGCCCTGACCATCACACAGACGTTGCTGCGCCTCGAACAGCGCCTGACTGAACTGCGGGCGTGGCGTGACCGGGCGGCCGTGCCGCTGGAGCTGACCTTCCACTGGAGCGGCGGCAGGCAGGCCCTGGCCGAGGGGGACGCGTGGCCTGCCCGTGAGCTGCCGGTGACCTTCAGCGCCGAGGTGCATATCCCGGCGCAGTGGCCGGATCAGCCGGTGCTGCTGGACCTGTCGGTGGGCGGCGAGGCACTTGTCCTGCTGGGCGGAGAGGCCCGCGGCGGCCTGAATCCGTACCACAGCGAGATCTGGCTGGAGTCAGGCGCCCCGCCCGGCTGCCCGCTGCAGATCGAGGCGGTGCCGCGCGGGTTGTTCGGTTCGCCGGAATACGCCCCCAGACTGGACCGTGCCCGGCTGGTGTTGCCGGACCTTCAGGTGCGCGCTGTGCTGGCCGACCTGGAGGCGGCGCACGAGGCGGCCGCCGCCCTGGCTGGCCGCGGAAGGCCCGAGATTGCCGGACTGATCGCCGACGCGCTCAGCGACGTGCTCAACCAGGTGCCCATCCCGCGCGGCGACGCTGGGGCGTACCTCACGCGCGCGTGGCAGGAACCCCGGCTGCGCGCCGGTCTGCGTCAGCAGTGGGACGAGTGGGATTTCGGCGGCACGCCCGCGCCCTACCCCGAGGCGGACCGGCCCATGCTGGACGCGGCACGGCACGCCCTGGCCGCGCGGCTGAACGCTGTCCGGGCGCGCTACCCCGCTGATGGAGGGCTGGCGCTGACCGGCCACGCGCACATCGACCTGGCGTGGTTGTGGCCGCTGGCCGAGACCCGGCGCAAGATCCGGCGCACCTTTGCCACCGTGCTGTCGCTGATGGAACTGTATCCCGATTTCACCTTCAACCAGTCCTCGGCCCAGATCTACGCCTATGTGGAGCAGGACGATCCGGTGTTGTTTGACCGCATCCGGCAGCGCGTGCAGGAAGGCCGCTGGGACGTGGTGGGCGGCATGTGGGTGGAGCCGGACGGCAATCTGATTTCCGGCGAGTCCTGGGTGCGGCAACTGCTGTATGGCCAGCGGTATTTCCAGTCGCGGTTCGGCACAAGGGCGCGGGTGTGCTGGCTGCCCGACACCTTTGGCTACGCGGCCAACCTGCCGCAACTGCTGCGCGGCGCGGACATCCCGTATTTCTTCACCACCAAGCTGACCTGGAACGAGACCAATCCTTTCCCCCACGACCTGTACCGCTGGGAGGCGCTGGACGGCACGCAGGTCCTGGCGCACAGCTTCCGCAATCCCGGCCAGGGCTACAACGGCACGCTGGGGGCGCCCGACGTGTTGCAGACCTGGCAGAACTTCGCCGGCAAGCGCCGCCACGACGCTTCCCTGTTCAGTTTCGGCTGGGGCGACGGCGGCGGCGGTCCCAGCGCCGAGATGCTGGAACGCTATGACCGTCTGCGCGACTTTCCCGGCCTGCCCCGGTTGCACATGACCCGGGTGGCTGAATTTTACGACCGGGCCGACACGGAGGTGGGTGCCCTGCCGGTATGGGTGGGCGAGCAGTACTTCGAGCTGCACCGGGGCACCTACACCTCGCAGGCCTGCATCAAGCAGCTGAACCGCGCGCTGGAACACGCCCTGAGCGACGCCGAAACAGCCTGCGCCCTGGCCTTCACGCTGGTGGCGCGGCCGGCTGAGCGCGGCACCTTTCAGGCGCTGTGGACGGTGCTGCTGCGCAACCAGTTTCATGACATCCTGCCCGGTTCGGGCGTCCGGGCAATCTACGACGACGCGCGGCGCGAATTGACAGAAGCGCTGGCACAGGCCGAAGCGCTGCGGGATGACGCCCTGCAGAGCCTGAGCGACGCCCACGGCGCAGGCAAGCGCGTGGTGGTCTGGAACCTGAGCTTTGATGAACGCCCGCTGTCGTTGTGGCTGCCCGGTCAGGCGGGACTGGGTTTGCGCGCCCCGGACGGCACGCCGCTTCACTGCGAGCGGCAGGGCGACGGCCTGCTGGTCACTGGAGACATCACGGTGCCTGGCCTGGGGTACCTGTGCCTGGGTGTCGTTCCCGAAGAGGCCAGCGCTCCTGAAGATGCAGAGGTTCCTGAAGATGCGGGGGCAGCCTCCGGTGCGTTGACGCTGGAGAACGAACATCTGCGGGTGGTTGTCCGTCCTGACGGCAGCCTGGACAGCCTGTATAGCCGGGCGTCCGGGCGCGAGGTGCTGGACGGACCCGGCAACCAGCTGTGGCTGTACCCCGACGTGCCGCGTGAGTGGGAGGCGTGGGAACTGGACGCCAGCTACCCGGACGGCGGCCAGCGACTGAATGCGGTGGCCCCGCCTGAACGTCTGAAGGGCCGGCTGGAACAGGCCGTCCGCGTGCGCTACGACGCCCAGGGCAGCGAGATTATTCAGACGTACCGGCTGCGCCGGGGAGCGCAGCGGCTGGAGATCGAGACCGTGGTCGACTGGAAACCGCGCCGTCTGCTGCTGCGGGCACTGACGCCAGTCAACGTGCGGGCGGCGCAGGCCAGCTTTGAGACCGCCTTCGGCACGGTGACGCGTCCCACCCACCGCAACACCTCCTGGGAGGCCGCGCAGTTCGAGGTTCCGGGCCACCGGTTTGCTGATCTGAGTGAGGGGGATTTCGGCCTGAGCCTGCTGACCACCTCCAAATACGGGTACAGTGCCCACGGCAACGTGCTGGGCCTGAGTCTGCTGCGCTCGCCGCTTGTGCCTGATCCCACGGCCGACGCCGGACCGCACGCCTTTGCTTACGCGCTGTACCCGCATGCCGGGGACTGGCGGACGGGCACCCTGCGCGAGGCGCATGACCTGAACGCGCCGCTGCGGGGGTTTGTGACCTCCAGGCCGGGACGCGGCGAACCCTGCGCCCGGCTGCTGACCAGCGGTCACCCGTCGCTGCGGCTGAGCGTCCTTAAACTTGCCGAGGACGACGCCTCGCTGCTGCTGCGGGTCTACGAGGCGCTTGGCACGCGTGGGCAGGCACAACCCGGCGGGCTGGGCGTGACGCGGTGGACGCCGGTGACCCTGCTGGAGGAAGCGGCGGAGGGAACGCTGGCCTTCACGCCGTACCGGGTGCTGAGCTTGAAAGAGGGCTGA